Proteins from a single region of Amblyomma americanum isolate KBUSLIRL-KWMA chromosome 10, ASM5285725v1, whole genome shotgun sequence:
- the LOC144108152 gene encoding kelch domain-containing protein 3-like, which yields MWTVRLEGVPEGASYTAVSINGKIYSFDPDREDVDRTTRESVEVYVFDPATCQWNQLRTQSLPDGSPWHNNYSLTVVAYGDCAYLWSSRDYLEIDFLDLKTLRWHTVPTRGELPENTVYHSASAIGDRMYVWGGAIVLSGRGTAYSSSLVYLDTSTSTWVRPRADGFPPEGREDHATFVYNGELYVFGGLDFDRDRYFGIIHKYSPERSSWSVVTPKRSGPSARRFPGCCVIDNLLFVFGGRGLKSYATVEQWMQSSAEETSELCEEALTDMHVLDFCPTLKTMCLTAVIDANVHVGHLPPAIKKGGQGTHNLQQHFVVMSACTLKLRTRLTGLFRCGHRLWGR from the exons ATGTGGACGGTGCGGCTGGAAGGCGTGCCGGAAGGCGCAAGCTACACGGCTGTCTCCATTAATGGCAAGATCTACTCGTTTGACCCCGACCGCGAGGACGTGGACCGCACCACACGCGAGTCCGTCGAAGTCTACGTATTCGACCCTGCGACCTGCCAGTGGAACCAGCTGCGGACGCAGTCCCTTCCGGACGGGAGCCCCTGGCATAATAATTACAGCCTCACGGTCGTCGCCTACGGAGACTGCGCCTACCTCTGGAGCAGCCGGGATTATCTCGAA ATAGATTTCCTCGACCTGAAGACATTGCGCTGGCATACTGTGCCAACCAGGGGCGAGCTGCCGGAGAACACCGTGTACCATTCGGCGTCCGCCATTGGGGACCGTATGTACGTGTGGGGCGGAGCCATTGTGCTCTCTGGCCGAGGCACAGCCTACAGCAGCTCTCTGGTGTATCTGGACACGTCCACCTCGACATGGGTGCGGCCTCGCGCCGATGGCTTTCCCCCCGAAGGGCGCGAAGATCACGCCACCTTCGTCTACAACGGAGAGCTGTACGTATTTGGAGGTTTGGACTTCGACCGGGACCGATACTTTGGCATCATCCACAAGTACAGCCCTGAGAGGTCCTCCTGGAGCGTAGTGACGCCGAAGCGGTCAGGCCCGTCGGCCAGGCGGTTCCCGGGCTGCTGCGTGATTGACAATTTGCTTTTCGTCTTCGGTGGTCGAGGATTGAAATCCTACGCAACGGTCGAGCAGTGGATGCAGTCTAGTGCAGAGGAGACTTCTGAACTATGCGAAGAGGCGCTGACAGATATGCACGTCCTAGACTTTTGTCCGACTTTGAAGACTATGTGCCTGACGGCTGTCATAGATGCAAATGTGCATGTCGGCCACCTGCCGCCTGCCATTAAAAAAGGAGGTCAGGGCACTCACAATCTACAGCAGCACTTCGTCGTCATGTCAGCCTGCACGCTCAAGCTGCGCACCAGACTGACTGGACTCTTTCGATGTGGCCATAGACTGTGGGGACGGTAA
- the LOC144108153 gene encoding kelch domain-containing protein 3-like codes for MWTARQGFVPEGANYTAVSINGKIYSFDPDREDVDRTTRESVEVYVFDPATCQWNQLQTQSLPDGSPWHNNYSRTVVAYGDCAYLWSSRDYLEVGSVVYRLDIRTMAWSLLEVSGQWPELRFGQTACLVGSRVYLFGGWPVDAPPTPQIDFLDLKTLRWHTVPTRGELPENTVYHSASAIGDRMYVWGGALVLSGRGTAYSSSLVYLDTSTSTWVRPRADGFPPEGREDHATFVYNGELYVFGGLDFDRGRYFGIIHKYSPERSSWSVVTPKRSGPSARRFPGCCVIDNLLFVFGGRELKSYATVEQWMQSSAEETSELCEEALTDMHVLDFCPTLKPMCLMAVIDANVHVGHLPPAIKKEVSALTSYSSTSPSSQPARSSCAPD; via the coding sequence ATGTGGACGGCGCGGCAGGGATTCGTGCCGGAAGGCGCAAACTACACGGCTGTCTCCATTAATGGCAAGATCTActcgttcgaccccgaccgcgaggACGTGGACCGCACCACACGCGAGTCCGTCGAAGTCTACGTATTCGACCCTGCGACCTGCCAGTGGAaccagctgcagacgcagtcccTTCCGGACGGGAGCCCCTGGCATAATAATTACAGCCGCACGGTCGTCGCCTACGGAGACTGCGCCTACCTCTGGAGCAGCCGGGATTATCTCGAAGTGGGTAGCGTAGTTTACCGCTTAGACATCAGAACGATGGCATGGAGTCTTCTGGAAGTGTCTGGCCAATGGCCAGAATTGCGGTTCGGCCAAACTGCATGCTTGGTGGGCAGCCGAGTCTACCTCTTTGGTGGATGGCCGGTGGATGCCCCACCCACGCCGCAGATAGATTTCCTCGACCTGAAGACATTGCGCTGGCATACTGTGCCAACCAGGGGCGAGCTGCCGGAGAACACCGTGTACCATTCGGCGTCCGCCATTGGGGACCGTATGTACGTGTGGGGCGGAGCCCTTGTGCTCTCTGGCCGAGGCACAGCCTACAGCAGCTCTCTGGTGTATCTGGACACATCCACCTCGACATGGGTGCGGCCTCGCGCCGATGGCTTTCCCCCCGAAGGGCGCGAAGATCACGCCACCTTCGTCTACAACGGAGAGCTGTACGTATTTGGAGGTTTGGACTTCGACCGGGGCCGATACTTTGGCATCATCCACAAGTACAGCCCTGAGAGGTCCTCCTGGAGCGTAGTGACGCCGAAGCGGTCAGGCCCGTCGGCCAGGCGGTTCCCGGGCTGCTGCGTGATTGACAATTTGCTTTTCGTCTTCGGTGGTCGAGAATTGAAATCCTACGCAACGGTCGAGCAGTGGATGCAGTCTAGTGCAGAGGAGACTTCTGAACTATGCGAAGAGGCGCTGACGGATATGCACGTGCTAGACTTTTGTCCGACTTTGAAGCCTATGTGCCTGATGGCTGTCATAGATGCAAATGTGCATGTCGGCCATCTGCCGCCTGCCATTAAAAAGGAGGTCAGTGCACTCACAAGCTACAGCAGCACTTCGCCGTCATCTCAGCCTGCACGCTCAAGCTGCGCACCAGACTGA
- the LOC144108154 gene encoding kelch domain-containing protein 3-like, translating into MWTVRLGGVPEGACYTSVSINGKIYSFGPDREDVDRTTRESVEVYVFDPATCQWNQLQTQSLPDGSPWHHNYSRTVVAYGDSAYLWSSRDYIERGSAVYRFDTRTMAWSLLEVSGIWPEFRFGQTACLVGSLVYLYGGWPVDGPPTPQIDFLDLKTLRWHTVTTRGELPENTMYHSASAIGDRMYVWGGAIVLSGRGTAYSSSLVYLDTSTSTWVRPRVDGFPPEGRADHATFVYNGELYVFGGLDFDRGRYFGIIHKYNPERSSWSVVTPKRSGPSARRFPGCCVIDNLLFVFGGRGLKSYTTVEQWMQSSAEETSELCEEALTDMHVLDFCPTLKTMCLMAVIDANAHVGHLPPAIKKEVSALTSYRSTSPSSQPAGSSCAPD; encoded by the coding sequence ATGTGGACGGTGCGGCTGGGAGGCGTGCCGGAAGGCGCATGCTACACATCTGTCTCCATTAATGGCAAGATCTACTCGTTCGGCCCCGACCGCGAGGATGTGGACCGCACCACACGCGAGTCCGTCGAAGTCTACGTATTCGACCCTGCGACCTGCCAGTGGAaccagctgcagacgcagtcccTTCCGGACGGGAGCCCCTGGCATCATAATTACAGCCGCACGGTCGTCGCCTACGGTGATAGCGCTTACCTCTGGAGCAGCCGGGATTATATCGAAAGGGGTAGCGCAGTTTACCGCTTCGACACCAGAACGATGGCATGGAGTCTTCTGGAAGTGTCTGGCATATGGCCAGAATTTCGGTTCGGCCAAACTGCATGCTTGGTGGGCAGCCTAGTCTACCTCTATGGTGGATGGCCGGTGGATGGCCCACCCACGCCGCAGATAGATTTCCTCGACCTGAAGACATTGCGCTGGCATACTGTGACAACCAGAGGCGAGCTTCCGGAGAACACCATGTACCACTCGGCGTCCGCCATTGGGGACCGTATGTACGTGTGGGGCGGAGCCATTGTGCTTTCTGGCCGAGGCACAGCCTACAGCAGCTCTCTGGTGTATCTGGACACGTCCACCTCGACATGGGTGCGGCCTCGCGTCGATGGCTTTCCCCCCGAAGGGCGCGCAGATCACGCCACCTTCGTCTACAACGGAGAGCTGTATGTATTTGGAGGTTTGGACTTCGACCGGGGCCGATACTTTGGCATCATCCACAAGTACAACCCTGAGAGGTCCTCCTGGAGCGTAGTGACGCCGAAGCGGTCAGGCCCGTCGGCCAGGCGGTTCCCGGGCTGCTGCGTGATTGACAATTTGCTTTTCGTCTTCGGTGGTCGAGGATTGAAATCCTACACAACGGTCGAGCAGTGGATGCAGTCTAGTGCAGAGGAGACTTCTGAACTATGCGAAGAGGCGCTCACGGATATGCACGTGCTAGACTTTTGTCCGACTTTGAAGACTATGTGTCTGATGGCTGTCATAGATGCAAATGCGCATGTGGGCCACCTGCCGCCTGCCATTAAAAAGGAGGTCAGTGCACTCACAAGCTACAGGAGCACTTCGCCGTCATCTCAGCCTGCAGGCTCAAGCTGCGCACCAGACTGA